ATAGCTCACCACGTCATTAATGGCAGGgtgaaatatgaaaaattcaaataaaaataccaaaaaataataaaaatgtagaaaaaaattaaaaatgtaaaaaatttagaaaattcaaagaaataaaaaaaaatcaatatccactatacaatttaaaaaaaaattaaagaaattaatgctgcgtttggtttcaaagtaggattttaaaattagattttgattttgaaaaagagtggtataaatggaacGCACCCTTtcactttgtatgagttattttgttttgttgtggaaaaagagtggtataaatggggccaaccctttgattttgtataagttattttgttttgttgtgggtagaattaagttaaaataggattttaaaagggtaaattgcaccggtggtccaaaatgttttacaaatgttacatgatggtccaaaaagtttttttcgctacatgatggtacaaaatgtttcaaagttgtttcatgatggtacaaatcGTAAACTCGagctgacgccgttaacattttactgacgtggcgcgtcctatgtgtcacttttgttacatggaaccaatcatagtgcaccacgtcatttaaaataaaataaaattttaaaaagtccaaaaaaatacaaaaaataattaaaaaaatacaaaaaaagagtaaaattttttttaaaaaataaaaaatattttaaaattttgaaaattttgaaaattttaaaattatttttaaaaatttaaatttttttaatttttttaaaaatataaaaaaatacaaaaaaagagtaaaaatttagaaaaaaaataaaaaaattattttaaaattttgaaaattttaaaattatttaaaaaaaattaattttttttaaatttttaaataatttttttttatttttaaaaagggtaaattttaatattaaattttaaatttttataaaattaaaaattaaaaaaaatttcaaaaatttcaaattttaaaagaattttttaatttttttctaaatttttactcttttttgtatttttttatttttaaaaaaaaattaaaaaaatttaaatttttaaaaataattttaaaattttcaaaattttaaaatatttttttattttttttcaaaattttactctttttttttcaaaattttactctttttttgtattttttaaatttttttttaatttttttggactttttaaaattttattttgtcttaaatgacgtgacACAGTATGATTGAtttcacgtaacaaaagtgacacataggatgcgccacgtcagcaaaatgttaacggcgtcagctcgagttgacggtttgtaccatcatgaaacaattttgaaacattttgtaccatcatgtagcgaaaaaaactttttggaccatcatgtaacatttgtaaaacattttggactaccggtgcaatttacccattttaaaatcctactatgaaaccaaacaagtcataagaaaaaagagatgTCAGGTCTGTAGCTCCGGGTCAGATCCCATGCTTCCATAGAGGTCGCTGGAGCTCCGAGATctgcaagagagagagagcggaaGCAGGCAAAATAGGGAAAGGGGGATAGCAAAAGAGAGAAGGATTGAAAAACTCAACTTTATCGTGGAGGCCTTGTCTGAGGGGGGCTGAACACGACCGAGGCAGAGCCCAACTCAAGACTAGAGTAGCAGAAGAGGGGAAGCTCATGATGGCGAGATGGTAGGATCCCGGACCTGCAAGAAAAAGAGAACGAAGACAATAAGGTGCGGGAAAAGGAATGAGAAGAGGCGGAAGAGGGGAATTGAGCTCGTGGGCTTGGAAGGTAGAGGAGGTGGGGCAATGATGAGTGGTGGACCTTTAGGAATCTGAGCTGAGGGCTCGAGATCGAGGTGGAGGAGGCAGACTGCTGCAACCGTTGATGCCATCGAAGGAGGAAGGAGCCGGGAGGGGGTCCAGGCGGAGATGAGATGCATGCTTGAGCTTGGGTTGGTGTCTGACCATAGGGAAGCCCAGGAACCTGTAGCGGCGGAGGAGAGGAAACTCTCGACGGTGCCATGGTCTTGAGCTCGGGCTGCAAGTGGAGAGAGCCAAGATAGAGGAGGTCATGGATTTGATCTCGTGCAAGGGGTAGCAAGTACCAGAGATAGGAAGGAGGAGGTACCGGTGCAACGATGCGACAACAACGAGCTGCTTGTCAATGCGAGGAGACCGCCAGAGCCGGTTCGATGGTGGCAACCAGGACGGTGGCAGCATCGCTGCTCTCCCTTTTCCTTCTCGATCTTTCTTctgcattattattattttatctatttttttagCTTTGCAGATTATATTTCTATTAACGATGTGGCGAGCTATGATTGGTTTACGTGGCAACGGTGACACATAGAATGCGCCACGTCAGGACAATGCTAACGGTGTGAGAGGGTAATTGACGGAATGCACTTGATTGAAACCaaattaaaacattttgtaccacaTCATTACATATTACATACTTTTTGTACCTCTAGCGCAATTAACCCTATAAAGAATCATTTTATACGCGATTTATGGGAGAATCACTCTTTAGTGTCAAGTCAAGCTACTCTCGTAAGAAGTGATCCACCAGGACCACCACCAATGGATTGATAGGAAATGGCATCATGCACACTCTCGATTCAAGTAAACACCCGTATAGACAAGTTTGGTCGCACGGCTCGAATCTGCGATGGCAAAACAATCAACTTGAGCATTAATCTCTCGGTCACCAAATCTTCGTGGTAAGCCGGGAGGGTTTGAGTCCAATATTGTAGGCTGCTCAGTCTCTTATTAACACTATCCGGCACCAACTTGTAGGTATCATTaaattgcatattttttttgatatccaaaatatttaatgagcTCCCACAATGTAACATCATGGGCATGCCAATTCACATGTAGCATCCCATCCCTCCCCCACCTAGATACTTACCTGCGCGAATCCACAAAGCACTTCTTTGACTGTTATTGTTGCCATACAGATTCAAATCATGGTCGACGTTAAATCTCTGATCGTACAAACTTATTAGAAGATGAAGTAATTCAGAATCTTCTGTTAATAAGTAAGAATTGATACCAAGTTAAGTCCGTCGGCCAGAGTATAAAATCATAAAGTCATCGTACGCATACACAGACCGCTTGTATGAACCAAAATTCGATCTTTCCATTTTCATAGAATTAGGAAAGGTATATCCACAAACATCTTCCGAGCAATATGAATTGGAACCAGACGGCTCGGTGGCTCTTGTCCACTCCTGTCTTCCTCTTTTCTCTGATGCTTTGGCCAATAACAACATTATAGAAACATAAACCAATTCTATTGGCATATACCCCAAGTTTCCAAATAAATGCAATATGACCCCACTTTTGCTCGTTTACTTCTTCATATGTCATGAATCTTTCTCCAATGGATGATGCAACAAAGAAACTCaaacagaaaaaagaataataaattttcagtGAGATCATGACGTGTAGTGTACTcaatttattaagaaaattatacaTGATACAAACACATATACTATGATATACAACTTTCCAATCAAGACTAGACACACTGCGCTGTAGAATCCCACAACGTTAATAAAACTTGCTTTCGTAAGCATGAATCTTTGCATGCGGATAACTAAATATGCGTGCTCTGACTATGAAGTGCTTTCAGTGAGTTCCTGAACTGTTAACATAAACcgaataaataattttaatgagagaaacaaagataataatgaacgaggagaagaagaaggagaagagaaaagaaaaaaggtgtGTCCCTTCACCCTTCACTTTTGCCTTTAGTGCCAAGCTATCACGAGACTCCTCTGAAACCTCTCCTGCCTCTCTAATTAGTCTTTCTGCTGCCAAGCCTGTGAAAATCAGAAGCCAAAAGCCTATCTTTCTTTCCATCTTCTCTCCTTAATTTCTGCCAAAAgacaaaggaaaaagaagttcGTTGACAAAACTAATTTTCTCCgttttcatcttcttccccgAGCTCCGTTAATCCTTCTTCTCCATGGCTCGTCTCTGCCTTCATGTCCTCTGCcttcttcttctgttttcTCCTCCTGATCTTTGACGGGTCTTTTCTGTTTCATGTCTCCCTCGGGTTAGCCTTGATGAATATCAGTAAGAATCCATGTTTCTGAATCAGTTCATGCACTTCTTAAAATCAATCCACACTTTCAGGAGGAAGACAAACAAATAAGTAAACACAACACatataagaagaagaaagaagaagtcCTTTATCTGTCACTCACTTCCTTCAATGGCTTCATCGTGTTTCAACCCGTTTCGTCTCCGAAGATCAAAGAGCAGCAAACGCTTGTCGTCATCCCTTCCTTCGTCTTCGAAAGCCCGCCTCAACTCCGACATGGAGAACATGGAGAGGAAGAGGTTCGACAGCCTGGAGTCATGGTCGATGATCTTGGACTCCGAGAACGTCGAGACGTGGGAGGCTTCTAAAGAGGACCAGGAGGAGTGGACTGCCGATCTCTCCCAACTCTTTATCGGGAACAAGTTTGCCTCTGGAGCCCAAAGCCGGATATACCGTGGGATTTATAAGCAGCGAGCCGTCGCCGTGAAGATGGTTCGTGTCCCGAACCAGAAGGAGGAGACTAGAGCTTCACTTGAGCAGCAGTTCAAGTCTGAAGTTGCCTTCCTCTCACGTCTCCTTCATCCTAACATTGTGCAGGCAAGTCTTTCCTTTATTTGGTTGTGTAATAATTTCAGCTTAGGATATCTATGATCGGACATTTGTAGTTTGCATGTACTCTTGTACTGGCTTAAGCTAAATAGTGAGGGAATGTTTTCGGTGAGACCACAACCTATCCAACCCGAAATTAATCCCTACTCGAGCATTTACTTAACCTGGCCGTGAAGTATTTTCAGTGGGGTTTGGGAACCCATATATATTACCGGTTAAGTCCGTCCACCAACAACGCAGTTTACCAGCTGCACTATAACTTCTGGTTAAACTGCTCTCTAACTTCTGGTTAAAATAGTCATAGAATTTGATCTCGTATCTGTCCATTCTCTAAGTTGGCCCCGGAATCGGTTTGGTATGTATCTTATCTATTCGAGAAAGGGTTCTGCTCACTCTCAACCTGAAACCATGAGGTTTTGTTGAACATATTAGTTCGGAATTCGAGTGCTTAtgctatttatttatttattcatttttgaAGCATCGGTAGAATTAGagctgtatatatatatgcggaGGACCTGATGGAAACATCTACTGAACAGTTCATTGCAGCATGTAAGAAGCCACCAGTGTACTGCATCATCACAGAGTACATGTCTCAGGGAAACCTAAGGATGTACCTCAACAAGAAGGAGCCTTACTCCCTTTCGACCGAGACGATCCTAAGGCTCGCTCTCGACATCTCACGGGGAATGGAGTACCTTCACTCCCAAGGGGTGATCCACCGAGACCTCAAATCGAACAACTTACTCCTGAACGACGAGATGCGGGTCAAAGTGGCCGATTTCGGAACGTCCTGCCTGGAGACGCAGTGCAGGGAAACCAAAGGCAACAAGGGGACTTACCGGTGGATGGCGCCCGAGATGATCAAGGAGAAGCCCTACACCAGGAAGGTCGATGTTTACAGCTTTGGGATCGTTCTGTGGGAGCTCACAACCGCTCTGCTCCCGTTCCAAGGAATGACTCCCGTTCAGGCCGCTTTCGCCGTGGCGGAGAAGGTTAGTTATTAACTAAATTCCAATGCTAATTTGAACCTTTTTTATTCAATGTTATTACTTCATTTGTGAAGGTCGTATGTGCTCCTAGTGTCGAATTGATAGAATTACCTTATTTGTGATTTCATGATGAGGAACTAATGCATCGGTGATTGGCTAGAtgcaatcttttttttttttttttttttctgaaatcTGTTTGGACAAATTAAAGGCTTGCAAACGGCCTATTAGTTGAACTTGTTTCGTTTGGCAGAACGAGAGGCCGCCTCTTCCGGCGAGCTGCCAGCCTGCTCTGGCCCACCTGATTAAGCGGTGTTGGGCGACGAACTCGGCAAAGCGGCCCGATTTCAGTGACATCGTGGCAGCTCTTGAGAAGTACGACGAATGCGTCAAGGAAGGCCTTCCCTTGACTCACCACTCACCACTAGTGAGCCGAAACGTGATCTTGAATCGATTGAAGGACTGCGTATCCATGAGATCTTCTGTCCCCGTACAGGCCTGACAGACACTCGTGTAAGATCCTCAACATTCATAGGGGTAGATCAGTCTGATATTATTTTTGTACATTTTTTCATGGTCCATTCTCACATATAtgttccacataactatgtcATAGCGCGCCATCGAAACAGTTTCTCATGTTACATATCATCTATCGGTACACCCAATATTTGACTGGTCCTGTAGTTCAAGATGTTCAGAGTATTATTGTTCGACTCTGTCAGTAAACGTTCGTTAACGATCGAGAATGGAGTTGAAAATTCGTTGTTTCAGTTGACAAAGATGTATATGGATGAAAATGTTAGAAAGAGCCTTTCTTTcttctgatgatatcttctctctCGTTTGAGTGAAATGCTTGTCTTCTGTTTCTaaaaccaaaataaaaatatcgtAAACAATTGTCCTTCTAATTGAATGAAGAATCTATGGAACAGAGTGCAATGGGGGATTCTCATTTCTCCATCTTTTCATTTAAGGAAGCTTTACTCCAGTGGAGGGCCCAAACGTGCAGTTCTCCACATCCATGGCATCTGTACGTTGCGTGCCTTGAGAAGAATGAgattcttgaatttttatttgaaaacgaacttgggaccaaaagaaaattggaaagGACAAAACATTTGTCCGTATTGAGATGAACATGAACGGAATAAATCACAGTGCCTATCTGAAACACTCATTGGTACATGGTGACGCTCGCTTACAAGGAATCATTTTCCCCTAGTTACTCTGGCAATAACACACACTTCCAGAATGCTGAATCCATCTTTCATTTCATCAAGTGATAGCTTCAAGAATATTTCCATGCATAGCCCATATGGGTGGAAACAGTAGTAATCTAGTAAATATGGGGCCTGCTATGAAGAGCTCTGCATACGAGCTTTAATCCATGACTCCAAGTACCGAAGTTCCTCATTGCTAATTGAATGGCCAAGTCCAGGATAAGCCTGCAGTTTTTTCCATCAAGATGAATCCTTATGAGCTACAACCAATCAAATAAGAATCAAGACTGAGCTTTTTCCATCTTCCATGAAAGCATCCCTAGATTACCTTAAACTCGCAGCTCACGCCTGCTTTTTCAAGGAAAGGAGGGCCCGCTTGCCCTGCTTCGAACAGCACTGTCCTATCAGCCATCCCATGTGACCACAATATGGGAGTCTGCAAATAAGTAAGACAGAAGCACACCCAGCCTCAATAACTTTCAGAACTGAAGTGACGGATATCTCTGAATGATGGATTTTAATTGAACAGGTAAGGGCGAGATTGTGCAATGTCTACAGCTTCGTAATAGAAATAATAGGTAGATGAAAAGAGCCAAGTCCAATATACCTTCCTCCCATCAGGGGAGATTTGTTCGAGAAAGGAAGAATTAAAAGGAACCCATCCGCTAAAAACTGCACCCCCGCCAAGGGTTTTTGGGTAAAGCAGGACACTGGTCAAGGTTAATGCTCCTGCATGCATTTGCAAATATTAATAAactaaaagtaattttttgcacagagagagagatggaaggAGTGAGAGCAAGGACCTCCTTGACTAAATCCGCAGACAAACACGTTGCTGGGATCTGCGCCAGCAGATATCTCTTTGTCGATCATTGCATGCACGTTCTTGACTGCTTTGAGCAGACTAGTTTCATCCTTGGGAGAAtcctgaaaaataaaagtttccTTATTCAGATCATCCAcgccaaaaaataaatagatccAGCATCAGATGCACAGTCTCTCGACAAAGTCATCCAAGAGTAGAA
The sequence above is drawn from the Punica granatum isolate Tunisia-2019 chromosome 5, ASM765513v2, whole genome shotgun sequence genome and encodes:
- the LOC116209251 gene encoding probable carboxylesterase SOBER1-like, producing MKKPIVLFIVAINAAVLLTFLSRNNPSSPSPRPRAAASSSSISMARSFILWLHGLGDSGPANEPIKTLFTSPEFRTTKWSFPSAPSSPVTCNYGAVMPSWFDIHEIPVTADSPKDETSLLKAVKNVHAMIDKEISAGADPSNVFVCGFSQGGALTLTSVLLYPKTLGGGAVFSGWVPFNSSFLEQISPDGRKTPILWSHGMADRTVLFEAGQAGPPFLEKAGVSCEFKAYPGLGHSISNEELRYLESWIKARMQSSS
- the LOC116209250 gene encoding serine/threonine/tyrosine-protein kinase HT1 isoform X2, producing MENMERKRFDSLESWSMILDSENVETWEASKEDQEEWTADLSQLFIGNKFASGAQSRIYRGIYKQRAVAVKMVRVPNQKEETRASLEQQFKSEVAFLSRLLHPNIVQFIAACKKPPVYCIITEYMSQGNLRMYLNKKEPYSLSTETILRLALDISRGMEYLHSQGVIHRDLKSNNLLLNDEMRVKVADFGTSCLETQCRETKGNKGTYRWMAPEMIKEKPYTRKVDVYSFGIVLWELTTALLPFQGMTPVQAAFAVAEKNERPPLPASCQPALAHLIKRCWATNSAKRPDFSDIVAALEKYDECVKEGLPLTHHSPLVSRNVILNRLKDCVSMRSSVPVQA
- the LOC116209250 gene encoding serine/threonine/tyrosine-protein kinase HT1 isoform X1, whose protein sequence is MASSCFNPFRLRRSKSSKRLSSSLPSSSKARLNSDMENMERKRFDSLESWSMILDSENVETWEASKEDQEEWTADLSQLFIGNKFASGAQSRIYRGIYKQRAVAVKMVRVPNQKEETRASLEQQFKSEVAFLSRLLHPNIVQFIAACKKPPVYCIITEYMSQGNLRMYLNKKEPYSLSTETILRLALDISRGMEYLHSQGVIHRDLKSNNLLLNDEMRVKVADFGTSCLETQCRETKGNKGTYRWMAPEMIKEKPYTRKVDVYSFGIVLWELTTALLPFQGMTPVQAAFAVAEKNERPPLPASCQPALAHLIKRCWATNSAKRPDFSDIVAALEKYDECVKEGLPLTHHSPLVSRNVILNRLKDCVSMRSSVPVQA